The bacterium DNA window TTTTTAGATAATAAATCTGATTCTGGCTCTCTTGCTTCATCCCTTGACCCATCCCTGGTTACCCCTCCCTGGTATAACCCTTATGAGACCTCAGAAAGCAATATCCAAACCCAATCCCAAGATTTTAATCCCCAATCCTATGAGGGCAAGTTTATCAAATACCAGGACTACACATTTTACATAATGAATGGAAAGAAAAGGCTTATTCCCAATAATAGTGTTAAAGCCTATGCCCCTGATGGCACATCTATTACAGAGCTAACCTCAGAGCAATTATCCCAATTTCCAACCGGTGATGTCCTTCCTGAGATAAAATATCCCGATGGAAGCTTAATAAAGACAGTTGAATACTATTCTAATGTCCCTTCTTTAATAAAGAAAGAAGATTATTTCCTTATCTTCTCAGGAACAAAGCATCTTATTGATACAGGAACAATGCAGATATTTAGCTTAAAGCCTAATGATGCAAAGGTAGTCTCTGATAGTGAATTTCTCTCTATCCCAACCAGTGATCCCCTTAAGGCAAGGGTAGTAAGAAATGAAAGCCTAGGAGACTTCCTTATCCTTGGCTTAGAAAGAAGGTTTATTCCAACCCTTGACACAACCAATGAATACCTTAGACTTCTTGGCCAGAGAAGCGTAGAACAAATATCCACCGATAAGTTACAGACCTATATTCCCAAGGAGGCGCTAGAAAGAATAGAGCCACCTCCACCCCCTCCCCAGCCAAAGAAGAACAAATGGTATCAGAAGATATGGTCGGT harbors:
- a CDS encoding pre-toxin TG domain-containing protein — protein: MLTQTATFAREAKDSLGVYPSQETITSPGALRFENIEVIPSINLSSSELANIPDFIFLDNKSDSGSLASSLDPSLVTPPWYNPYETSESNIQTQSQDFNPQSYEGKFIKYQDYTFYIMNGKKRLIPNNSVKAYAPDGTSITELTSEQLSQFPTGDVLPEIKYPDGSLIKTVEYYSNVPSLIKKEDYFLIFSGTKHLIDTGTMQIFSLKPNDAKVVSDSEFLSIPTSDPLKARVVRNESLGDFLILGLERRFIPTLDTTNEYLRLLGQRSVEQISTDKLQTYIPKEALERIEPPPPPPQPKKNKWYQKIWSVVSGVVSTVVRGLPGIGQLYSFATAIAGRDFITGQKLSGADILKIN